Proteins co-encoded in one Puntigrus tetrazona isolate hp1 chromosome 20, ASM1883169v1, whole genome shotgun sequence genomic window:
- the c20h1orf131 gene encoding uncharacterized protein C1orf131 homolog, with product MSVTTVEHGGEVDDDHLFLDQVLNKLYDFGDRKNKRLGKSQKRKNSSKDDVKDTEGDTETACHGTDSEQLLTNSGTKRSDVEVVTFIDPLKKSKLSKAVEPRKKVSDVKEKQKNGSDEKLTIEKARFEVHKLGLSGYQKQQQRVFEQDRAIMLGAIPPKKQYVNYKVYQQRIQEQKTKAEEEAKSEPQQKRKKEWKPRAEKSKSSGGELGGQVGRFKNGMLMLSSKDIHKFKVKVKK from the exons atgaGCGTAACGACAGTTGAACACGGCGGGGAGGTGGACGACGATCATCTTTTTCTCGATCAAGTTCTGAACAAGTTGTATGATTTTG GtgatagaaaaaacaaaagattgGGCAAGTCTCAGAAAAGAAAGAACTCCTCTAAAGATGATGTGAAGGACACTGAGGGTGATACAGAAACAGCCTGTCATGGCACAGACTCGGAGCAGCTCCTGACAAACTCTGGGACTAAACGATCCGACGTGGAGGTCGTTACATTCATTGATCCTTTGAAGAAGAGCAAATTATCAAAGGCTGTTGAACCAAGGAAGAAG GTTTCGGATGTCAAAGAAAAGCAGAAGAACGGCTCAGATGAAAAACTAACAATAGAGAAG GCTCGCTTTGAGGTTCACAAGTTGGGGCTTTCGGGGtatcagaagcagcagcagaggGTCTTTGAGCAGGACAGAGCCATCATGCTGGGTGCCATT CCCCCTAAAAAGCAGTACGTTAACTACAAAGTGTATCAACAAAGGATTCAAGAACAGAAAACGAAAGCAGAAGAGGAAGCTAAATCT GAAccacaacaaaaaagaaagaaagaatggaaaccaag GGCCGAGAAAAGTAAATCGTCTGGCGGAGAGCTCGGTGGACAAGTTGGACGATTCAAAAATGGAATGCTGATGTTGAGTTCCAAAGACATTCataaatttaaagttaaagtcaAAAAGTAA